Proteins from one Planctomyces sp. SH-PL62 genomic window:
- the ilvD gene encoding dihydroxy-acid dehydratase has translation MRSDTIKQGDARAAHRSLLRATGVREDDWKKPFIAICNSHVDIIPGHVHLQEVGNYVKECVRAAGGVPFLFNTIGVDDGIAMGHGGMKYSLPSRELIADSVETMINAHMFDGMICIPNCDKIVPGMFMGAMRVNVPTVFVSGGPMEAGKTADGKTVDLIDAFIGGVQKARGEMSAEELDAIEKAACPTCGSCSGMFTANSMNCLAEALGLALPGNGTLLATSADRRVLFQDASRRIVEMAMEFNRVGEGHGLLPREIATAAAFDNSMILDMAMGGSTNTVLHILAIAHEAGVPFTLDRIDELSKKTPNICKVSPSSSYHVEDVARAGGIHTILGEVARGCPGLLDLTASTVTGKTLGENIEAYDVRSAAAVPAALRMARVRPGGERSSQAWSVPAVADAGSQVAGLALLDSEGESAAPQDGGNGDGSTNDGFDPFDVIRPVDKAYSQTGGLTMLKGNLAPDGAVVKTAGVDPKMLKHTGPAVIFESEEDAYNGIVFGKVKPGDVIVIRYEGPRGGPGMQEMLAPTTAVKGSGLDDCCALITDGRFSGGTAGASIGHVSPEAAVGGPIGLIQDGDVVEIDIPNGKLAVRLSDDELAARREAWQPRPSKFRTGWLARYQKLATSADTGAILKCD, from the coding sequence ATGCGTTCCGATACGATCAAGCAAGGCGACGCCCGCGCCGCGCATCGCAGCCTGTTGCGCGCCACCGGCGTCCGCGAGGACGACTGGAAGAAGCCCTTCATCGCCATCTGCAACAGCCACGTCGACATCATCCCGGGCCACGTCCACCTCCAGGAGGTCGGCAACTACGTCAAGGAGTGCGTGCGGGCCGCGGGGGGGGTGCCGTTCCTCTTCAACACGATCGGCGTCGACGACGGCATCGCGATGGGCCACGGCGGGATGAAGTACTCGCTCCCCTCCCGCGAGCTGATCGCCGACTCCGTCGAGACGATGATCAACGCCCACATGTTCGACGGCATGATCTGCATCCCCAACTGCGACAAGATCGTGCCGGGGATGTTCATGGGCGCCATGCGGGTGAACGTCCCCACCGTCTTCGTCTCGGGGGGGCCGATGGAGGCCGGCAAGACGGCCGACGGCAAGACGGTCGACCTGATCGACGCCTTCATCGGCGGCGTGCAGAAGGCCCGCGGCGAGATGTCGGCCGAGGAGCTGGACGCCATCGAGAAGGCCGCCTGCCCCACCTGCGGCAGCTGCTCCGGCATGTTCACCGCCAACAGCATGAACTGCCTGGCCGAAGCCCTGGGCCTGGCCCTCCCCGGCAACGGCACCCTGCTGGCCACCTCCGCCGACCGCAGGGTCCTGTTCCAGGACGCGTCCCGCCGGATCGTCGAGATGGCCATGGAGTTCAACCGCGTCGGCGAGGGCCACGGCCTGCTCCCGCGCGAGATCGCCACGGCCGCCGCGTTCGACAACTCCATGATCCTCGACATGGCGATGGGGGGGAGCACCAACACCGTCCTCCACATCCTCGCCATCGCCCACGAGGCGGGCGTCCCGTTCACCCTCGACCGGATCGACGAGCTCAGCAAGAAGACCCCCAACATCTGCAAGGTCAGCCCGTCGAGCAGCTATCACGTCGAGGACGTCGCCCGCGCCGGCGGCATCCACACCATCCTCGGCGAAGTCGCCCGCGGCTGCCCCGGCCTGCTGGACCTGACCGCCAGCACCGTCACCGGCAAGACCCTCGGCGAGAACATCGAGGCCTACGACGTCCGCAGCGCCGCGGCCGTCCCGGCGGCCCTGAGGATGGCCAGGGTCCGACCCGGCGGCGAGCGGTCCTCCCAGGCGTGGTCGGTCCCGGCCGTCGCCGACGCCGGGTCGCAGGTCGCCGGCCTGGCCCTGCTCGACTCCGAGGGTGAATCCGCGGCCCCGCAAGACGGCGGCAACGGCGACGGCTCGACGAACGACGGCTTCGACCCGTTCGACGTGATCCGGCCGGTCGACAAGGCCTACTCCCAGACCGGCGGCCTGACGATGCTCAAGGGGAACCTCGCCCCCGACGGCGCGGTGGTCAAGACGGCGGGCGTCGACCCCAAGATGCTCAAGCACACCGGCCCGGCCGTCATCTTCGAGAGCGAGGAAGACGCCTACAACGGCATCGTCTTCGGCAAGGTCAAGCCCGGCGACGTCATCGTCATCCGTTATGAAGGCCCGCGCGGCGGCCCCGGCATGCAGGAGATGCTCGCCCCCACCACGGCCGTCAAGGGCTCCGGCCTCGACGACTGCTGCGCCCTCATCACCGACGGCCGCTTCTCCGGCGGCACCGCCGGCGCGTCGATCGGCCACGTCAGCCCCGAGGCCGCCGTCGGCGGCCCCATCGGCCTGATCCAGGACGGCGACGTCGTCGAGATCGACATCCCCAACGGCAAGCTCGCCGTCCGCCTCTCCGACGACGAACTCGCCGCCCGCCGCGAAGCCTGGCAGCCCCGCCCCTCCAAGTTCCGGACCGGCTGGCTCGCCCGCTACCAGAAGCTCGCCACCAGCGCCGACACCGGTGCGATCCTCAAGTGCGACTGA
- the purD gene encoding phosphoribosylamine--glycine ligase: MKVLVIGKGGREHALCWKLKQSPRVTAVYCAPGNAGTAIDVQNVAIEPGDQRGLAQFVRREGIGLTVVGPEEPLAKGLVDFFQREGLRIFGPRRDAAELEGSKVFAKELMRQAGIPTADYRIFRGAPDAEHYILSREVALIVRSRGRSMIRNTIHCRTAAETLEAVERILDPREMLGPGVQVEIEDRGVRKSYSTYAEAREYVLNCPLGLVVKADGLAAGKGVYVCGTLRQALEAIDQIMVRRLYGQAGDRVLIEERLDGRETSVLALTDGRTIVPLVSSQDYKRALDGDEGPNTGGMGAFSPTPMVTSELMLEVEREILVPIVHALKRARKPFRGVLYAGLMLTNQGPKVLEFNVRFGDPETQVILMRLQSDLLDALEAVVDERLDQVELRWDPRPAVTVVMAAEGYPGPYERSKWIQNVAAADQLPDVKVFHAGTKIRPDPEAGREPRIVSDGGRVLNVTALGDDLAKARERAYQAVKTIRFPGGVYRRDIAEDPDKAPGA; this comes from the coding sequence GTGAAAGTCTTGGTCATCGGCAAGGGGGGACGCGAGCACGCCTTGTGCTGGAAGCTCAAGCAGTCGCCGCGGGTCACCGCGGTCTACTGCGCCCCGGGGAACGCGGGCACGGCGATCGACGTCCAGAACGTCGCCATCGAGCCCGGCGACCAGCGCGGACTGGCGCAGTTCGTCCGCCGCGAGGGGATCGGCCTGACGGTCGTCGGCCCGGAGGAGCCGCTGGCGAAGGGCCTGGTCGACTTCTTCCAGCGCGAGGGGCTGCGGATCTTCGGCCCCCGTCGCGACGCGGCCGAGCTGGAGGGGAGCAAGGTCTTCGCCAAGGAGCTGATGCGCCAGGCCGGCATCCCGACGGCCGACTACCGGATCTTCCGGGGCGCGCCCGACGCCGAGCACTACATCCTCTCGCGCGAGGTCGCCCTGATCGTCCGCTCGCGCGGCCGGTCGATGATCCGCAACACGATCCACTGCCGCACCGCGGCCGAGACGCTGGAGGCCGTCGAGCGCATCCTCGACCCCCGCGAGATGCTCGGCCCCGGCGTCCAGGTCGAGATCGAGGACCGGGGCGTCCGCAAGTCCTACAGCACCTACGCCGAGGCCCGCGAGTACGTCCTCAACTGCCCCCTGGGCCTGGTCGTCAAGGCCGACGGCCTGGCGGCCGGCAAGGGGGTCTACGTCTGCGGGACGCTCCGCCAGGCCCTGGAGGCCATCGACCAGATCATGGTCCGCCGGCTCTACGGCCAGGCCGGCGACCGCGTGCTCATCGAGGAGCGGCTCGACGGCCGCGAGACCAGCGTCCTGGCCCTGACCGACGGACGCACCATCGTCCCCCTGGTCTCCAGCCAGGACTACAAGCGCGCCCTCGACGGCGACGAAGGGCCGAACACCGGCGGCATGGGCGCCTTCTCCCCCACCCCGATGGTCACCTCGGAGTTGATGCTGGAGGTCGAGCGCGAGATCCTCGTCCCCATCGTCCACGCCCTGAAGCGGGCCAGGAAGCCGTTCCGGGGGGTCCTCTACGCCGGGTTGATGCTCACCAACCAGGGGCCCAAGGTCCTGGAATTCAACGTCCGGTTCGGCGACCCCGAGACCCAGGTGATCCTCATGCGGCTCCAGTCCGACCTGCTCGACGCCCTGGAGGCGGTCGTCGACGAGCGGTTGGACCAGGTCGAGCTGCGGTGGGACCCCCGCCCCGCCGTGACGGTCGTGATGGCCGCCGAGGGCTATCCCGGCCCCTACGAGCGGAGCAAGTGGATCCAGAACGTTGCCGCCGCCGACCAGCTCCCCGACGTCAAGGTCTTCCACGCCGGCACCAAGATCCGGCCCGACCCCGAGGCCGGCCGCGAACCCCGGATCGTCTCCGACGGCGGCCGGGTCCTCAACGTCACCGCCCTGGGCGACGACCTGGCCAAGGCCCGCGAGCGGGCCTACCAGGCCGTGAAAACCATCCGGTTCCCGGGGGGCGTCTACCGCCGCGACATCGCCGAGGACCCCGACAAGGCCCCCGGCGCCTGA